The genome window GAAATGATATATAACGCAATCTCCAGATTACCAGAGGTGCAGAAAAGCGTTTTCACCCTCCGGGCACTTGAAGAATTGCCCTATCAGGAGATCAGCACCATTTTGAAAAAACCCATCAATACGGTTAAGGTCAATTACCACCTGGCGGTAAAAAATTTGAAGAACTATCTAAAAGGCAAACTATGAATTGCTTTGAAATTCAGGAACGGCTTGTGGATTTAATAATCGGGGATGTTGAACCCGAGGAGAAAGCCCAACTTTTAGAACATATCAACCGTTGTCCACTTTGTGCCGAGGATTTTTATTTTATCCGTCAATGTATAGATATTTGCTGTTCCTGTCCGGATTTTGAAGAAGACGATACATACTGGGAGGAGTTTTTAGTCACAGTCCACGAAAAAATCTCACTCACCAAACCTAAAAATCCCTTTCCCTACAGAATTGTCATTCCGATCACTGCCGGTGTCTTGGGCGCACTGGGTTTGATTTATTTTCTTTTCTTCCGTCCCGCACCAAAGGAGATTGCCCGATCAAGGATGCCTGATATGAATGTACGGGATCCAATCCAGGAAGTTTATGAATTAACACCTGAAGAACAGCAAGAATTTATTAAAATGGTAAACCAAAGGTATTTTGGCGAGTAAATCACAATTTGTAACCGATTTTTCTCAAAAATTCATGACGTTCTTTTTTTGCCTGCTCATCCTCAATGCCCTTTGCCGCATAACCATCAATAACGCCGATAATCCCTCTACCCTGTTCATCTTCAACATATAAAATTTCCACGGGATTTGCCGTGGCGCAGAAAATATTCAAAACTTCCGGACAATTTTTTATTTTATCCAGGACATTGATGGGAAAGGCGTTCCTGATGAAGATGATAAAAAAATGGCCCGCCCCGATTTTATAGGCATGATCCCGGGCAAGGGCGGTCAGTTCTGGATCATTGCCATCATAACGCACCAGGCAGGGACCCGATGCTTCACAGAAGGCGATACCGAATTTTATATTGGGGACCGCATTGATCAATCCCTCATATAAATCCTCAACGGTTTTGATAAAATGGGTTTGCCCACAGATTAGATTGGTACCTTCTGGAGGAACGATTTTAATCTTTTTTATTTCCATAAAACCCCCATGATTAATTTTAGAAAATTAACTTTGAAATCTTAAAACCCCAGTTCTTTTAAGAAAATAGGGTCTTTACGCCATTTTTCTTTTACCTTTACCCATAGGTCAAGGTAAACATCTCTCCCTAAAAAGTTCTCAATATCCTTTCTTGCCTGGGTTCCGATCTTCTTCAACAAATTGCCGTCTTTTCCAATGAGGATTCTTTTCTGGGTATCGCGTTCCACATATATCGTTGCCCGGATGTAGATCTTTCTTCCTTCCTGCTCACGGAATTCTTCGATCAGCACACAGGTTGCGTAAGGCACTTCTTTTTTCAGATTGAGGAACAACTTTTCACGGATTATTTCGCTCACAAAAAAACGTTCTGGCTGGTCAGAAATCTGTTCAGGGTCGTATAAAAAAGGACCTTCCGGGAGTCTTGCGAATATTGCCTTTTTGAGGTCCTCCACCCCATCCCCATTTAGGGCAGAAATCAGAAATATTTCCTCAGGATTGTATACCTTTAACTTCTCAATAACCGGCAGCAAATCATTCTTTTTGACGAGATCAATTTTATTGATCGCCATAACCAGCTTCTTATCTTCAAAGAATTTAAGAAACTTGACCGGAAATTTCTCCGGCTTAAAGAATGGATCCACAAGCCAGACCAGAAGATCCGCATCATTAATCGCCTCCCGGGCTTCGGCTATCATCCGCTCCTGGAGCTCATAGGTCGGCTCAAAGATCCCGGGGGTATCGATGAATATACACTGATAATCGTCTTCGGTCAGGATCCCGAGAATTTTATTTCTTGTCGTCTGGGGTTTATCACTTACGATTGATAGTTTAGTATTTATAAAACGGTTAAGCAGCGTTGATTTTCCAACATTTGGTTCGCCGATTATTGCTACATAGCCACTTCTCATGACCCTATCTTTAAATGGGAGGGTAGTGGATATGAATAAATAGCCACTACCCTCTTAAAAAACTTTTTAAAGGTTTATCCCTTTTTTTCTTCTTCGGTCTGGGGCTTTTCGGCTGTCTCTTCTTCTTTTTTCCGCTTCTTTGCTTTTTTATCTTCATCTTTTTCTTCTGGCTTTTCTTCAACCTTCTCTTCTTTCTTTTCTTCCACTTTCTCTTCAAAGACCTCTTCTTTTATCTCCAAGAGATTTTTATCATCTTTCTTCTTTACCAGCACGGTAAATATCAGGGTGTTTCCTGCCCAGTAGATTGCACATCCCAACGAGAGGACACCCGCGATGATGAGATAGTAAATTATTCCGAGCACAAAGGAAGATATGGCGCCTGCCCAGCTTTCATATGCCGGAGCATACTCAGGAGGGAATAGCAGATTGGACATACCAATCCAATCCAAATAGCCGGTTATAAAATTCTTTAGCGTCTCCGGATAAAAATCAGGGATTACGATCTTTACATAATAAGCGGCATTGGTAAAAAGATTGCTCAATTTCTCACCGGGAACAATGATACCAATGACCGCATAACATAGATAAATTGCCTTTGCCGCGAAGAAACCCAGAATGATTATTCCCAGGATCATCACCAACTTTAATAAGAACTCATAGGTGATGAAACGCCAGGGCTGGTCGTTGATGACTGAGAACGACTCAAAGAGTGTATCAAATGTATCATTGCCGGTGGTACCAACAATTGCAGGCCCGATAGCGAGCGCAACGAGAGTTACGATTGCCAGATAAAGAATAAAGATACAGACAAAGAATGCTGGAATCGCCATCAGGGTGAAAAAGAGTTGTCCGAAATAGGGAATCCAAGTGATGAGTGCCAGAATTATACCCATAACGATGAGGGAGGCAATAAAGACAATTAATACAAACGGTGCCAAAATTGCTGATTTGCCATTCTTCAGTGCAAATTTGAAAGCCTCTTTTATTTCGTAGAATTCATCGCCTTTTAGTTGTTCATAGGTAACCTTGGAGACCGCTACGCCGGTGATCAAAAAGACGCAGACCCACCAAATAATACCGGCAATCCACAAAACCCAGGAATACCAGGGAAAGCTGATTTCGGGTACCAGAAACGGCATCAGCCGATAACTGGACCAAACCTCGCCTATATCAATCCCCGCGGTCAGAAAGGCAATGTAGGAAAGGATGGTGTAACCAATACCACCTATAATTAAACCGAGAAAACTTATCCACATTTTTTTGGCACTGAAACCGAGTCGACCTGCCCGAAAAACATCTTTGAAGTTAAAATGTAAATTTGTCACCATACCTCCTTTTTAGAATAGGCAATTATATCCATATATGCTCGGTTGTCAATAGAAATTATCTTACGAAAACAATCTTTCCCAATTCCTTATTACCTTTCGATCCATCAAAAAGATAAAAGTAAACACCTACCGGCAAGTATGCTGTTTCCCAGTCATATTCGCCAGGTATTAACCTGCCGGTCTGAAAGACCATTCGCCCCTGAACATCATAAAATTTCACAACTCCTGGTTCCTTCAGAAAAAAGCGTAAGGAGTGCCGGTAAATAGGAGTTATCCAAAACACCTTTCTATTTTTGATGGTATCCTCATGCACCACTCCACCTGAGGTATATTCAAAGGCTCCGATATCCAATACACCATCGTAAGGTCTATTTTCAATCTGCCGATGTTTTACATACTGATATACCACATTGTGGTGGGGTAAAACCTGGGGCGCCAGGAAGGTTCCAGCATCACGACATGGGGCAGTAGCGGAAAGGTGAAAATCTTCATTGTTGAAATCCACAAAGCCCGGCTCGTTACCGGTGATTATGCCTCCTGAATCAACAAAAGTCCCCTGAAAGGTGCTGTGAGAGATAACCCAGTTGGGTTTTAACCAGTTATGCCGGCTCACCAATAAACCATATTCAGCAAGCATCGCCAGTCTGTTGCCCGAGGCGGTGACGTAAAAAATATTATTACGCGCATCACAGGATTCTAAATTGGTTGATAACCGGAAAAGGGTTGTATTACCCGTGCGTTTAGAGATAACGGTATTGTTATAGAAATATAATCGGCCGTGACGATAATGAGTGGTATCCCCGCTGTCACCTCCATAATGGACGATCTGGCTGTTCCCTTCATCGGTCTGCTCAATCAACACATTTCCGTAGACGAATGTCTTCCGATAGGATGTATCATTATAAATCTCGGGATAGTCTGAGTCCACCAGATCTAACTGTCTATTACCATATTCAATCCAGTTATATTTGATTACACATCCTGATGAACGATCTTTAAGGTTATTGCCAAGACACCCGCTGCGCAGACGGCTAAAATAATTATATTGAAAAGTTATTCCCTGGGCTTCGGTATAATTATTGTGTTCGTAGATGCTATTTTCCATTCCATTGTCATAGATAAAACAACCTTCGACAATAATATTTTTACCCTGGTAGGCGACAAAAAATCCATTCCCGCAGTCATGTAATATACAGTTACGGACGGTGATATTGCTTCCGGCTACAATGTAGATTGTTGCGGCATTGCTTGCATAGTTTTGGAGTTGCCCCTGGTCATCATAAAAGGTATAAGGAGGACGAGCACTTTTGATATCAAGATTCTCAATAATGATGTAATTGGGAGTCTGATTGGGTATGCTGGAGCCACCAATATTTATTATTCCCCGATTCTCTGACCAGTAATCAAGTTGCAAACGCGTGACCGCATCCCTACCGTCAATCACCGGTAGCTCACCATTGGGTGAAGGGACACCCTGGAAAACGATGGGTGCATTTATCGTCCCGGTGCGGGCAATGACCCATTTTTCACGATAGGGGATTGAACGATAATGTATTTTTACTGTATCTCCGGGATTTAACGATTCCAAAGGAACAGCACCAATGCTGTCATAGGGCATCCCTGGTCCTACATTATAGGTATAACCTAATATCAATAATGGGATTAATATTTGGGGTACATATTTCATAAGCTCTCCCTTCAAAAAAATTATAATTGATATTCAGCTTAAGTCAATGGTTCATATAACATCGATCGCCCAAATTTTGAAAGTCTAATAATATTCCTATTGAACAACAGATTATTGCCAGTGGAGTGCGTAAATTAAACGATTTCCCTATTCTTTCTTTTTAATATTGGCAAATCCGATTATCAATAATATCACAATTGATACCAAAACACCTAACATTGCCGGGATAGGGACACTTTTGGGAGATGCTACAATGTTGAAATTGTGCCCAATGGCAAATCCCACAAACATTCCCAAAATTGCGATTAAAGAGTCAAGGTTTCCCCGGCTTGCCATTACCGTCTGCTTAAAAGGACAGCCACCAAGCATTATTGAACCCAATCCAATCACAAACATAGAAAGTAAATTCCATAAATTAGCAGTATGGGCAATCGGGTGGGCACCGGATTTGAATTGACCAAATGCCAGATTCGCAATAAAGGCAACTATCAAAAAGGCAATCGTCCCCTGGACTCTATGAAAACTTTTTATTATAACCAGATCAAGTGTTCCACCCAGGGAGCAGAAAGAAGACCATTGACCGAGAATGCCTAATAAGATACCCGCACCGAGTGAGATCAGAATTGGTGCATGGGCAGTATGCTTTTTGTTTATCCCTGTGGGATCTAAAATCAACAAAATCAAAAAGATTACTCCAATTAACGGTGTTAACCAAGCTAAGACTTGCCCATTTTTCACTTCTAAGGACCTTCCCATAGATAATCCACTTTTGACAAAGTAGTTAAATATCAGCACTGCAAGAATAATACCCAATAAACCAAAGAGTGCGGTCCAGTCCCCCGCAGAAATTCTGCCAAACATTCTTATCGGACAACCCAAAAATATCAAGGCATTATAACCGACAAGAATGCCTATGATAAATCTCAATATCGGTTTTGCACCCCAGGTTGCACGCATCTGTTTGGTAAAGAGTGCAAATATCGTTGCACCCAGGATAAATCCGATTATTTCGGGTCTTATATAACTGACCGCAGTAATCTTATGCAAACCTATGGCACCAGCGATATCACGATAAAAACATAAAACACAAATCCCCATATTTGCTGGATTTCCCATTTTTCCTAAAAATGCAAATAGAAAGCCCATTACTCCACCGGTTATTATTAAACCTGGTGACAAAGATAATTTCTTTTCCATTTTATTCTCCTATCTATTTTGGGATTATATAAGTCAATTCTATCCCTGTTGTATTTGCCCAGATATTTGTATTACTTTTCAAAAAGGTATTATACGCACTAAGCGAAATGTTTTTTAATCTCTCCCCTGATGATAATGGCTTACGCATAAGTCTTAATTCCAAACTTGCTGAATTGTATTTGTTTGTTAATGTATCTCTTGGTGGTCTTGAATAAATTCTTATGCGTATCCATAAGAAGTTATTTTTTTTAAATTGCTGGACAAATTGTGACCAGATTGTATATGATACTGAACCAACAAAATTGTTAAACTGCCGGTAACCTAAATGTATTGCATTTTTTTCTGTTATACGATGAGCAATAAAGGGTTCAAATGAATTCGTCCAGGTAACTTCTTGAGCAGTTGTAGAAAAATTTGGAAAAATAAAGGTATTTTTGAACATCAGGTAGGTGCGGGGCGTAATAATCTGCTGCCAGCGCAAGACTATAGAATGAAAAATACTACCATTGTTGAGCATCATTGAATATGTTGGTTCAAACATTGATGCTAAACCGATGTTGATCCGTGCACCAAAGATACCTGAGTGGCTCTCGCTATTATTCAGAGAACGGAGATATTCATAGAAAAAATAAGGAAAAACCTGGGGGGAAGATGCATAACCTGCACCAAACTTAACCCGGTGGTCAAATTCATAGGTTATCGGCTCAATAAATCTCCGATATGAATTTTCTTTCAACCTGTATTCGCGAAATTCGTATCTAAGAACAAAGACATCCTTTGGTGTAAAGCGCTTACGTAAACGAAACATACTCTTATGAGTGGGAATCAGAAAATCGGCAGTGTCTGGCTCATCTTCTTCAGGTACTGGAGTGTTACATATACCAAATTGATAATTAAAATCCACACGCGCCTTCAAAGCTGGATCAAGGGTTGGTCCTGCAGTAAAAACCAAAGATGAGGGCATCGTTAACAACATAAAAGTTAGAAGAAGTTTCTTGTGTAGCATTGCCTATCTCCTCTCAGAACTCTGAGAAGAAATCACGGTCAAGTTGGGCAGCCTGAATGACTGCCCCCTTCGGTAACGGTTTCTTCAGCGCGGATAAAATCAATATCTTTATCTTCGTCAACGAACATCATATCACCCTTGGTGAGCGGTGAAGGCTTTTTGAAGACTGACGAGCAGGAGTTTATGATTATTGCTAAAAGTATCAACAGATATAAAACAAATCTTTTCATCTATCTATTGGGCAAGTTTAAATGTAACGATCACCAGTGTAGAATCAGCGGGCAAAAGTTCGGCACGCGGTCTAAATGTATAGACCTGCATCATCTTCTCATACCAGTTATAAGTCGTATTGCTGGTGATACTTATATTACAAGCAGTATAACACATTATACACCCCATATTCGTGTCAATCGCCCTCTGCTTGCCATTGTGCATTCTTATTTCAAAGCCGCGATTAAGGCTATCCTGCACGAGCTCATTTAAGGTATAAGATTTGGGCGCTCCATCCCAGCGAAATGTCACCTCAAATTTGCTACCCGTGGCAACTGCGGCGCTATCCGGGTTATCACCGATATCTATTCCCGGATCAGCACCGATATCAATCAGGGCATCAAAAAAATCCGCATGATTACAATATGCCTGTAATAAAGCCTTGGGCGCTTTTATTCCGCCTTGATAGACGATACAATTATGTAAAGAAGCTGAATCATCACACCAGATACGATTCAATCTTGTGGCAATCCGGACTTCCTTATTTTCTATATCAACAACAATCGGTTTTTCTGGTGTCGGATCGGTAATCTCTTCTTTTTTCTTCGAACAAAGACTAATAGTTAGGATAAAACTGATGAGAATTATTGATATTTTTTTATTAAACATCCGACCTCCTTTTTTACTCTCTTTTGTACAAATAATTCAAATACCGAAGCATCAGTTCATTTTTATTATTAAGACTATCAACTAACGCCCCAAAGATTATTGTGGAGCATATTGCCCGATAGTTATTGGAGTTGCCAGACCAACAAGCAACCCGGACGATGCTGTCTTGATCTTTAAATAAAACCGTTCCCTCCTGGGGGATTAATTTATCCACTAAATGATCTGGTCCCTGTCTGTATAAATAGCCAAAAGAGAATGAATCCACTATCGATGCCGACTGTCCGATTAGAAGTTTTACATTACCACTATCCATAGGCAATCCATCGCCTCCAAACACACAACCAAAGCGTCTAAGCAACTGAGTCGTATCACTTAGCCCCACAAAATCACATCCTTCAATATATAATCCTTTTCCTGAATCAAGAAATTCGGTCAATCTTTGTCGCTCAGCCTGAGCGATGATTGATAGATCCCCTCAAGTTCTTTCCCAGCCGAAGGTGATAAAACCAACCTTGTAAGAACTCAAATCCGGTGGTAAAAAAGTCAGTTTATCACAACTGTAACCATTGACAATTATTGTCTGTTCAAGCCAGTAACTGCAATCAATAGATTTATTGATGTTTGAATCATAAAATACATCATTCTGGTCAAAGAGCCAGATAAAAATCTCCGTGTTATCAAGGTTGTTGAAAGCAGTCACATTCAATATATCTGAAGTACCTTCATTATCTTCGAGGTCATATGCCTTGGCATAGATTGAATGCCTTGAATTATCAGGCACATTTCTTGTATCCCACTGATACATACATATAGAGTCATCGGCAGTCTGAACCAGATGATTATCAAGATATATTTCTATCCTTGAGATACCACTTCTGTCGTATGCAGCGACTTTTATAGAACAGACATTTGCAACCACAGCACTTTGGGGACTTAAAATTTCTACTTCCGGCGGTTCGGTATCAGGTTCTATCTTTGATTTGCAGGAGAAGAAAATCACTATTCCAAGAGATAAGATTAGGATTGATTTGAATTTAGGTGAACGAGAAATGTCGACCTCCAATTCACTTGGGGGGATGCTTATGCACCCCCCCAAACGGTTTCTATTGTACCTTCCTGAAAATCACAACCGCATGAGTGCCTTCAGCAGGCCATTTTTCCTTGATCGGTCTGAAGGGCCATTTTACACCGCTGTAGTAAAAATCATATGCAGTATAGGATGGGTTGCTCGTAATTGAAGTCTTGCAAGTGGTATAACACCAGATGCAACCTTTGTTCAATGCTTCGGCACGCGCATAACTGTTATGCATTCGGCATTTGAATTCTCTGCCTAAAGAATCTTCAACAAGTTCGTTAATATCATATATCGTAGTATCGCCATCAAACTTTACCAATACCTTGAATTCAGTTCCCGTAGGAACTCCATTGGTATCAGGGGGGTCACCAATGTCAACACCGGGATCGGCGCCGACAGCGAGTAACGCAAAATAAAAATCGGAATGATGGACATTAGCGACCAGCACTGCCTTGCCACCATTGGTGCCGTATTTCGAAACAATGCAATTATGATTTGATACAGAATCATCTACCCACATCCTGTTTACTACGCAGGATATCTTCACTTCATTATTAGCAGTATCAATGACTATTGGATTCAATGGTGTCGGATCAGTTATTTTTTCTTCCTCTTCTTTTCCGCAAAAGATAGTGAGGGATGCAATTATTATGCATCCAAGGATGATTAGGGTTTTTAGTTGTTTCATTTTACCTCCTTTTTATGGTTTTTGTCCGATAAATAAGCCGCTGCCGACCTTGTGCTCATGGGCAGCCTTGCGCCAGATGGTGACAAGATTTTCTGCAAAATTATATAAGTCTTGACCAAAGTTCTTTAGAATCTCGGGCTTTAATTTACCTGTAACCATATTATAGTATTCATCGAAGTGTCGGGCAAATGCCTCGGTATTATCAATCGCCTCAAGAACCTTAAAGCCAACCTTCTTCATAAGCTCCTGATACCCTTCAAATGACTCCATATATGGAAATGCCATAGAGTCGTAGAGTGGCTCAAGTTCCTGGGGCGTGATTTTCCCGGTAATAATCCAGTCAGTAAATCCAATCTTGCCCCCAGGTTTCAATACCCGATATGCCTCTCTTAATAGTCTTTCTTTGTCCGTTACATAGCACCAGGCCTCCTGTCCCCAGACGATATCTATTGAATTAGACTTAAATGGTAGGTCTAATACATTCCCTTCATAGTATTCAATCATATGGTCAAGTTTCGCTGCTTTGGTTCTTTCTATTGCCTTTTTGAGCATCGTCTTTGTCGCATCCACACCCTTCACATACACCCCGTACTTACTCGCCAGATGCCTTGCTGGCCCACCGAGCGCACTGCAAAGGTCAGCAACGACCATTCCTGGTTTTAAACCCAGTTTTTGTGCCAGGACATCGGTCGCTTCTGGTCCGCCGGAGTGAATCTGCTCCCCCATCACTGCCTCCCAGAGGAGACCGCCAGGACCATCATAGACATCCTGGACATCTTTTATGGTATAGTCTTTTTTATAGATCTCCATAATGCCCCCTTTCATTCTTTTGCAATATCA of candidate division WOR-3 bacterium contains these proteins:
- a CDS encoding adenosine-specific kinase, with protein sequence MEIKKIKIVPPEGTNLICGQTHFIKTVEDLYEGLINAVPNIKFGIAFCEASGPCLVRYDGNDPELTALARDHAYKIGAGHFFIIFIRNAFPINVLDKIKNCPEVLNIFCATANPVEILYVEDEQGRGIIGVIDGYAAKGIEDEQAKKERHEFLRKIGYKL
- the era gene encoding GTPase Era, which translates into the protein MRSGYVAIIGEPNVGKSTLLNRFINTKLSIVSDKPQTTRNKILGILTEDDYQCIFIDTPGIFEPTYELQERMIAEAREAINDADLLVWLVDPFFKPEKFPVKFLKFFEDKKLVMAINKIDLVKKNDLLPVIEKLKVYNPEEIFLISALNGDGVEDLKKAIFARLPEGPFLYDPEQISDQPERFFVSEIIREKLFLNLKKEVPYATCVLIEEFREQEGRKIYIRATIYVERDTQKRILIGKDGNLLKKIGTQARKDIENFLGRDVYLDLWVKVKEKWRKDPIFLKELGF
- a CDS encoding right-handed parallel beta-helix repeat-containing protein, which gives rise to MKYVPQILIPLLILGYTYNVGPGMPYDSIGAVPLESLNPGDTVKIHYRSIPYREKWVIARTGTINAPIVFQGVPSPNGELPVIDGRDAVTRLQLDYWSENRGIINIGGSSIPNQTPNYIIIENLDIKSARPPYTFYDDQGQLQNYASNAATIYIVAGSNITVRNCILHDCGNGFFVAYQGKNIIVEGCFIYDNGMENSIYEHNNYTEAQGITFQYNYFSRLRSGCLGNNLKDRSSGCVIKYNWIEYGNRQLDLVDSDYPEIYNDTSYRKTFVYGNVLIEQTDEGNSQIVHYGGDSGDTTHYRHGRLYFYNNTVISKRTGNTTLFRLSTNLESCDARNNIFYVTASGNRLAMLAEYGLLVSRHNWLKPNWVISHSTFQGTFVDSGGIITGNEPGFVDFNNEDFHLSATAPCRDAGTFLAPQVLPHHNVVYQYVKHRQIENRPYDGVLDIGAFEYTSGGVVHEDTIKNRKVFWITPIYRHSLRFFLKEPGVVKFYDVQGRMVFQTGRLIPGEYDWETAYLPVGVYFYLFDGSKGNKELGKIVFVR
- the yedE gene encoding YedE family putative selenium transporter, translated to MEKKLSLSPGLIITGGVMGFLFAFLGKMGNPANMGICVLCFYRDIAGAIGLHKITAVSYIRPEIIGFILGATIFALFTKQMRATWGAKPILRFIIGILVGYNALIFLGCPIRMFGRISAGDWTALFGLLGIILAVLIFNYFVKSGLSMGRSLEVKNGQVLAWLTPLIGVIFLILLILDPTGINKKHTAHAPILISLGAGILLGILGQWSSFCSLGGTLDLVIIKSFHRVQGTIAFLIVAFIANLAFGQFKSGAHPIAHTANLWNLLSMFVIGLGSIMLGGCPFKQTVMASRGNLDSLIAILGMFVGFAIGHNFNIVASPKSVPIPAMLGVLVSIVILLIIGFANIKKKE
- a CDS encoding YdjY domain-containing protein, with product MFNKKISIILISFILTISLCSKKKEEITDPTPEKPIVVDIENKEVRIATRLNRIWCDDSASLHNCIVYQGGIKAPKALLQAYCNHADFFDALIDIGADPGIDIGDNPDSAAVATGSKFEVTFRWDGAPKSYTLNELVQDSLNRGFEIRMHNGKQRAIDTNMGCIMCYTACNISITSNTTYNWYEKMMQVYTFRPRAELLPADSTLVIVTFKLAQ
- a CDS encoding Ig-like domain-containing protein, with protein sequence MIFFSCKSKIEPDTEPPEVEILSPQSAVVANVCSIKVAAYDRSGISRIEIYLDNHLVQTADDSICMYQWDTRNVPDNSRHSIYAKAYDLEDNEGTSDILNVTAFNNLDNTEIFIWLFDQNDVFYDSNINKSIDCSYWLEQTIIVNGYSCDKLTFLPPDLSSYKVGFITFGWERT
- a CDS encoding YdjY domain-containing protein encodes the protein MKQLKTLIILGCIIIASLTIFCGKEEEEKITDPTPLNPIVIDTANNEVKISCVVNRMWVDDSVSNHNCIVSKYGTNGGKAVLVANVHHSDFYFALLAVGADPGVDIGDPPDTNGVPTGTEFKVLVKFDGDTTIYDINELVEDSLGREFKCRMHNSYARAEALNKGCIWCYTTCKTSITSNPSYTAYDFYYSGVKWPFRPIKEKWPAEGTHAVVIFRKVQ
- a CDS encoding methyltransferase domain-containing protein codes for the protein MEIYKKDYTIKDVQDVYDGPGGLLWEAVMGEQIHSGGPEATDVLAQKLGLKPGMVVADLCSALGGPARHLASKYGVYVKGVDATKTMLKKAIERTKAAKLDHMIEYYEGNVLDLPFKSNSIDIVWGQEAWCYVTDKERLLREAYRVLKPGGKIGFTDWIITGKITPQELEPLYDSMAFPYMESFEGYQELMKKVGFKVLEAIDNTEAFARHFDEYYNMVTGKLKPEILKNFGQDLYNFAENLVTIWRKAAHEHKVGSGLFIGQKP